Proteins from a single region of bacterium:
- a CDS encoding ACT domain-containing protein, translating into MSKVAIGGMLETTNLVLIRVLGVRRGPGVAGLTLSTLGKHGINVLCIVSSSDVNNRENMTLAVGKDALDQSLGLLQSIKEEIEAERIEVQRNCCFFSIYGPHFSERPSIAGLIFDALAEAGIDIYAISTSVSTVSCVIDQGDLEKARRQIRDTFLLP; encoded by the coding sequence ATGTCCAAGGTCGCCATCGGCGGAATGCTCGAAACCACCAACCTGGTGCTGATCAGGGTGCTCGGCGTCCGCAGGGGACCGGGCGTGGCGGGCTTGACCCTCTCCACGCTGGGCAAGCACGGCATCAACGTGCTCTGCATCGTCTCCTCCTCCGACGTCAACAACCGCGAGAACATGACCCTGGCCGTGGGCAAGGACGCCCTGGACCAGTCCCTGGGTCTGCTGCAGTCCATCAAGGAGGAGATCGAGGCGGAGCGCATAGAGGTCCAGCGCAACTGCTGCTTCTTCTCCATCTACGGTCCGCACTTCAGCGAGCGGCCTTCGATCGCCGGTCTCATATTCGACGCCCTGGCCGAGGCCGGCATAGACATCTATGCCATCAGCACTTCGGTCTCCACGGTCTCCTGCGTCATCGATCAGGGCGACCTCGAAAAGGCGCGCCGGCAGATCCGCGACACTTTCCTGCTGCCCTAA
- a CDS encoding nucleoside kinase — MNDGTVDVTIEGRKVFTIPGSPLSEVLANHGLAADGNGDPVVIGVVNGQRTSLHEPLWGGENVGLMHLSHPKSHSTTERTLCSVLAMACDEMFPDNSLFIDFSYGGGMFCRLRRGTKVTAAELAGVEDRMRAIIERDLVFTPRMYGQRTLIRMLRDSTREYSRLAARHVLSGSATFNRVEGSRLLFQNLHLPSTGMLKSFALQLEPPGFVLLPGLAGDPSTPTAYLPQPKLFDTMLDYSRWTEHQGIADLGSINQLVEQARTKRLISICETRHEQALVAIAGRVAELSAQGRLVLIAGPSSSGKTTFAKRLALHLRVMRLKPFALSLDNYFVDRRHTPRDEGGNLDYETLEALRLELLNEHLSALLAGREVRLPRYDFSTGTSTLQSEPTRLEPGAPLIVEGIHALNPAMAEGVDRRQCLRVYVSALCHANIDDITYMPTRLTRLYRRIVRDAQFRGYTAGVTLQRWRSVREGEHKHIFPYQQNADVFFNTGLAYELGVLKMWAQPRLAAVPPEDPAYGSARALLDFLALHLPIDARLVPPTSLLREFIGGSSFSY, encoded by the coding sequence ATGAACGACGGCACGGTCGACGTCACCATAGAGGGGCGCAAGGTCTTCACGATACCCGGCTCTCCCCTCAGCGAAGTGCTGGCCAACCACGGCCTCGCTGCGGACGGCAACGGCGATCCCGTGGTGATCGGCGTCGTCAACGGACAGCGCACGAGTCTCCACGAACCGCTCTGGGGCGGCGAGAACGTGGGCCTGATGCATCTCTCACACCCCAAGAGCCATTCGACCACCGAGCGCACCCTGTGCTCGGTGCTCGCCATGGCGTGCGACGAGATGTTTCCCGACAATTCACTGTTCATCGATTTTTCCTACGGCGGCGGCATGTTCTGCCGCCTGCGACGCGGCACCAAGGTCACGGCGGCGGAACTGGCGGGCGTGGAGGACCGCATGCGCGCGATCATCGAGCGGGATCTGGTCTTCACGCCGCGCATGTACGGCCAGCGGACGCTGATCAGGATGCTACGGGATTCAACGCGCGAATACAGTCGGCTCGCGGCGCGCCACGTGCTGTCCGGTTCGGCCACCTTCAACCGCGTCGAGGGCAGCCGGCTGCTCTTCCAGAACCTTCACCTGCCCTCGACCGGCATGCTCAAGTCCTTCGCCCTGCAACTGGAGCCGCCCGGTTTCGTGTTGCTGCCCGGCCTGGCGGGGGATCCGTCCACTCCGACCGCGTATCTCCCCCAGCCCAAGCTGTTCGACACCATGCTCGACTACTCGCGCTGGACCGAGCACCAGGGCATCGCCGATCTGGGATCGATCAACCAGCTCGTGGAGCAGGCCCGCACCAAGCGGCTCATCAGCATCTGCGAGACGCGCCACGAGCAGGCGCTCGTGGCGATCGCCGGCCGCGTCGCGGAGCTGTCCGCACAAGGACGGCTCGTACTGATCGCCGGACCATCGAGCAGCGGCAAGACGACCTTCGCCAAGCGGCTGGCTCTCCATTTGCGCGTGATGCGCCTGAAACCCTTCGCCCTGTCCCTGGACAACTATTTCGTGGACCGCCGGCACACGCCGCGCGACGAGGGCGGCAATCTCGACTACGAGACCCTGGAGGCGCTCAGGCTCGAGCTGCTGAACGAGCACCTGTCCGCCCTGCTGGCCGGCCGGGAGGTCCGCCTGCCGCGCTACGATTTCTCCACCGGCACCTCCACGCTGCAGAGCGAACCGACGCGGTTGGAGCCGGGAGCGCCCCTGATCGTGGAGGGGATCCACGCCCTCAACCCGGCGATGGCCGAAGGCGTGGACCGGCGGCAATGCCTGCGCGTCTACGTCTCCGCCCTCTGCCACGCAAACATAGACGATATCACCTACATGCCGACACGCCTGACCCGGCTCTACCGCCGTATCGTTCGCGACGCCCAGTTCCGCGGCTATACGGCCGGCGTCACCCTCCAGCGCTGGCGGAGCGTGCGCGAGGGGGAGCACAAGCACATCTTTCCCTACCAGCAGAACGCCGACGTCTTCTTCAACACGGGGCTGGCCTACGAACTGGGAGTGCTGAAGATGTGGGCGCAGCCGCGGCTGGCCGCGGTGCCCCCCGAGGATCCGGCCTACGGGAGCGCCAGGGCCCTGCTGGACTTCCTGGCCCTACACCTGCCGATAGACGCCCGGCTCGTGCCGCCCACGTCCCTGTTGCGGGAATTCATCGGCGGCAGCAGTTTCAGCTATTAG
- a CDS encoding zinc ribbon domain-containing protein: MPTYEYECTKCGHGFELLQSIHDRPRRRCPLCRGKVEKLISGGIGISFKGAGFYATDSRRTVEKEKKEKKATDTNADA, encoded by the coding sequence ATGCCGACATACGAATACGAATGCACCAAGTGCGGCCACGGCTTCGAGCTCCTCCAGTCGATCCACGACCGGCCGCGCCGCAGATGTCCCCTCTGCCGCGGCAAGGTGGAGAAGCTGATCAGCGGCGGCATCGGCATCTCCTTCAAGGGAGCGGGGTTCTACGCCACGGACTCGCGGCGGACCGTCGAGAAGGAGAAGAAGGAGAAGAAGGCGACGGATACGAACGCGGATGCGTAG